In Caretta caretta isolate rCarCar2 chromosome 15, rCarCar1.hap1, whole genome shotgun sequence, the genomic stretch gtatgtgttagattatgatttctttaaatggctgagaaaagaattgtgctgaatagagtaactatttctgtctgtgtatcttttttgtaacttaaggtttttgcctagaggggttttctatgtttttgaatctaattaccctgtaagatatctaccatcctgattttacaggggggatttctttatttctatttacttctatttttattaaaagtcttcttgtaagaaaactgaatgctttttcattgttctcagatccaagggtttgggtctgtggtcacctatgcaaattggtgaggctttttatccaacatttcccaggaaaggggggggtgcaagtgttgggaggattgttcattgttcttaagatccaagggtctgggtctgtagtcacctaggcaaattggtgaggctttttaccaaaccttgtccaggaagtggggtgcaaggttttgggaagtattttggggggaaagacgcgtccaaacagctcttccccagtaaccagtattagtttggtggtggtagcggccaatccaaggacaacgggtggaatattttgtaccttggggaagttttgacctaagctggtaaagataagcttaggaggtttttcatgcaggtccccacatctgtaccctagagttcagagtgggggaggaaacttgacaGGCCTTAACAAAGGTAAAGCCTTGAGAAGCTGCACTGAgagttacttttttaaaattaagcaccaTTTTACTTCAAGCCGATGGAAAAAGCACCCCAAATGCCTAGTGATTGAGCCatgatttaaaatataaaactgacATCTGTATTGATAACTATACATGCCAAAAGTCAATGCAGGCTAGTGGATGATATACTCAAGAGATGCGGTTCTAGTCCCCGCTCTGCCATTCACtagctgggtggccttgggcaactcAGTtcacttgtgcctcagtttcccaattggCAAAGAGGGGATAACAACACTCATCTACTTATTGTAGATGAGAggctgtgaggattaattagttcatggctgtaaaatattttgaacaaGTTAAGTGTTCTAGAAATACCAAGTATTAATGTAACTGTCAAATACGTACTCACAAACCTCTGTACATTGCACACAAAATCTAGGTTAAAAGAACACTgtcaaggttgcaaagtcaagcacccaaaagttaggaaatgccaaaattaaggttgtctgCATattcttaatttggcccccttgtgccaATGCACAGTCCTTAATTACATGTTCTCGTGCCATTTTTTTCCATAGAAcctctgccttattcagtgcacatgaTGGACAATGCTCACTGGATGAactgctattcaatattttgttttatcctcattgtttaatgtgtggccccaggccttgtTCACTGCACatcattcaaaccctgctctgaagactgaattattaatttcctcatagaCTTTTCTATGACGCTCAGCATGACAGTAGCTGCTGTGCAAACATTTTTTCCTCACAAGACTCCTGTGAGATGGGGGGTGCACagatcatccccattttacagatgcagagcTGAGACACAGGGCAAAAGTATCCACTAGTTttcagtgcccaacttgagacacctaggacctgatttttcaacatacttaccattatacagcactttagatgttcaaagcacagctcccattgacgtcagttgTAACTGGGAGTGCTCAGCACTAATGCAAATCAAGACCCAGGCTCTCATGTTGAGCACCCCAAAAATGAGGAGCATACTTAGGGACCACCTGTGAAAactttggtttaagtgacttgcccaacactgcataggaactctgtgggagaggcagggatagaatccaattctccagggtaGCATTCAACTCCCTTAACCACAAGGccctctcttctcttcccacaatcctctgcctcattcactagaCACCTTCCAACTTCCACAAATGAGACAGCAGGCTGCTTCACCTGATTCACCCCCAAAGcaggtccattctgtgcactgaatgaagcatgCACAGTCCAGTCACACCTGGGAACtttgaggggatggagcatgctcagtcactctggaGGGATGGCACATGCACAGCCTGGTCAGCACCaaaaccagtgatgagctggagcATACTCAGTGAGAATGGactcttcagagattttagttAAACTCTaaaaagtctctactgagcatgtgcaaactgagatttttcaaggACTTATAAcagccaaatttgggcagattttcatatgaacagcaaaaggcacctccCTGACACAGGCCAAATTTCTCCCTGCTCCAAAGTATGGGGATGTTAGAATTTCTCAAAGGTCAACAACTGTTTTTgccaaaacaacatatttttccctatccttggaaatggctgaaccattttggctgaagctTTCCCAAAAGATtgagcctgaggcagacatccagcaCAGGGAAATTTTAGCTCAAACAATCAAAGTTTGGTAAATGTATAActaactgaaaacaaggtcttataatgggaaatgtcaggcaACCTTATACTATATTGCTACCAACCCCCCTATAAGAAGAGAATTTCAGGGAAATGCTTCTAGATAGCTAAAAGCTGTTGCAAGTTCTTTGAATATACTGCACATACAGATCTATGCTCATGGTGTTAGGGGCAGGTATCTTATCGGTAGGATTCTGCAGCGACATTTCTCAAAGAAGAAATACAGTTGCTCAGCCATAGATAAGTGGCTGAATACAGAAATGTCTTCTGTGCTTTCCAGATGCATGTGACTCTAAAGACCTGAACACAGATATATGGTCTGTATgaatgcagtgttttcccaaCAGGCATTTCTGAAAGGAGTTGCGGATGTCCACTGACCAACCTCTTAACAGATCTGAGATGTATTCATCCTCTCACCTGTCAATCACCAGTTCGAGGAGCATTACATGGGAATGCTGGGTAAATTCAGGGTCATTTTCCACATAGTCGTAATGCTCCAGCAAAGCCACCAGATCCAGATCACAGGACACTTTATTGGGGAACTTCCAGGAGGGATAACGCACTGCCCCAGCCCGGGAGAAGACATCAATAATGGCTCCTTGTAGATCGGTGATGTCCTTCCTCAAGCTCTCCATGCAGTTTGGATTGCCCAACAGGTATGCCATTCTGTCAGTTGACTTTAGGCCACCAATAGGAAAATGCCCCTCATTGGCAGGATGGATAGATCTGCAGCGGACAACAACACTGAACATCAAATTAACCAGCAGATTCCATAGGGAAAGAAAATCAAGGCAGGTCAGACTCATTACTGTACCTCTCAGCTCTTCATGACTGTGGTATAAAGTGCTGTCACTTCTGCTATGGCATAAAAGTTATGGCCCAGTGTATAGCACTGTAACAAGTCCTAAGACTTCACAGCCGTCATTATACCGCATGTTGTGCCACTGGAACTTCACAACAACACCACGAATAAAACTCATCTCCTCTTGTTCCAAATCGCAGAATACCCTTTAGCTGTTAGTTGCATAGAGCCTCTGATACTAGtcccatagaatttaaggccagaggaGACCATTAGACCTAGTCTGACCTCTAGAATACCACACGCTATTAAagttcacccagttacccctctATTGAGACCAAAGACTCTAGTTGGAAAAAagtatttcagtcctcaggagccTAACCTACcagaggcagagaacaggagagagcaAGGTGCCAGGCATCACACATAGGTGaacgtagaatcatagaatattagggttggaagagacctcaggaggtcatctagtccaatcccctgctcaaaacaggaccaatccccaactaaatcatcccagccagggctttctcaagctgggccttaaaaacctctaaggatggagattccactacctccctaggtaaccgattccagttcttcaccaccctcctaatgaaatagtgtttcctaatatccaacctagacctcccacactgcaacttgagaccattgctccttgttctgtcatctgctaccactgagaatagtctagctccatcctctttggaacccctcttcaggtagttgaaggctgctaacaaatcccccctcactcttctcttatgcagactaaataaccccagttccctcagcctgtcctcataagtcatgtgccccagccccctaatcatttccgttgccctctgctggactctctctaatttgtccacatccttctgtagtggggggaccaaaactggacgcaatactccagatgtggcctcaccagtgccgaatagaggggaataatcacttcccttgatctgctggcaatgctcctactaatacagaccaatatgccgttggccttcttggcaacaagggcacactgttgactcatatccagcttctcgtccattgtaatcctcaggaccttttct encodes the following:
- the LOC125622832 gene encoding coiled-coil domain-containing protein 157, translated to MAATPAGCARSAVGLADVENIGRARKQAVEAARVAQLECSTLGTERGVPAAQRYQSGSIHPANEGHFPIGGLKSTDRMAYLLGNPNCMESLRKDITDLQGAIIDVFSRAGAVRYPSWKFPNKVSCDLDLVALLEHYDYVENDPEFTQHSHVMLLELVIDR